AACAGCCGGGAGGGCTTCTTGTCGATGGCCTCAAAGTCCACGCCGTTCTTGGACCGGCCCACTATCAGGGACAGGGAGTTCAACAGCAGTGACCGGCAGTGGGGGATGGCCACGCCCTTGCCGATGCCGGTGGAGCCCAGTTCCTCCCGCTGCTTCAAATTGACCAGCAGCATATGCTGGGCCTTTTCGTTCAGCGAGGTCTGGCCCACCAGTTCCTTTAATATCCCGTCGCGGCTCTGGGCTTTAAGATTCAGGCTGATCTGGCCGGGCTTTAGTATGCCGCTTAAGCTTATTGGCGCACTACCCATAGTTTAATATTGGCCTCCACTTCCGGATGAAGTTTGATGGGGATGTTATAGACGCCCAGCACCTTGATGGGCTGTTCCAGGATCAGTTTGCGCTTGTCCAGCTTGACGCCCTGGGCCGCCAGCAGTTCGGAGATGTCGGCGGCGGTCACCGAACCGAAGAGCTTGTCATCCTCGCCGGCTTGGACGGTGGCGGTGCAGGAAACCTCGTTGAGCTTTTTGGCCTGCTCCTCGGCTTCCGCTTTCTTCCGGGACAGGCTGAGGGCCTCGGTCTGGATC
This genomic stretch from bacterium harbors:
- a CDS encoding PTS sugar transporter subunit IIA encodes the protein MGSAPISLSGILKPGQISLNLKAQSRDGILKELVGQTSLNEKAQHMLLVNLKQREELGSTGIGKGVAIPHCRSLLLNSLSLIVGRSKNGVDFEAIDKKPSRLFFLIIAPPHDPQNQYLIVLGKIAQLAKGLTANDALFTADTPEDFILRMDELEKKL
- the rplI gene encoding 50S ribosomal protein L9; its protein translation is MKVILTQDIPSLGTKTQVVEVKPGYARNYLLPQGKAMLAGAGNLKQLERKIQTEALSLSRKKAEAEEQAKKLNEVSCTATVQAGEDDKLFGSVTAADISELLAAQGVKLDKRKLILEQPIKVLGVYNIPIKLHPEVEANIKLWVVRQ